In Glycine max cultivar Williams 82 chromosome 15, Glycine_max_v4.0, whole genome shotgun sequence, the DNA window GAGAAAAAGACAAATATAAGCATTCTATTAATGTAGTAATAAGCATTCACACGATGACACTAACACGAAGCGAAGGCCATAACACCCCTCAAAGGGGGAGTCCACATAACAAGTGCCAACCGAACTCGGTTAAATATACACAAACATATAGTATATAATGTTCCACTGCGTCAGCAATGAGAATCGAGAAACGATGATAGTATTATTACAGAGTAATTAACCTCTAGCCTTGAGTTCGGCCAGGCGGCGAGACAAGTCGTCCTCGTCGACCTTGTCGGCCTCCTTGGCAGGGACGGCGTGAGCGGCGGGCTGCGGGAGGCCGACGGAGACCTCGAGGCCGTAGTCGTCGGCAACCTGCTGCATGAGGCTGTTGACCTCTCCTTCGGGAGTGGAGAGGGAGGTGGATCCGGCCATGGCGCTCTCCATGAACTCGGCCTGGACCTCCATGTTCACGAACTGCTTCTCGAACGAGTCCATGGTCTCCGACATCTTCTGGAGGTTCCCCGTGGCCAGCGATGACTCCAGCGATTTCACGATGTTGCCCATCGACTTGCTGATCGTCGTCATCTTCGCCTGCGTGTCGAGGCGGGCGACCACGGCGTCGAGGCGCGAGGCCAGGCGGAGGTAGTTCATCTGCTCCGTGCGCTTACGGATCGCGTTCTCCGCGTAGATTCGAGCGCCGTCCATGTTGCCTTTCTCGATCGCCTTCTTCACCTTCAGCTTCTCCGATTTCTCCTCCTTCTCGCACTTACGCGATTGACGCTGCAGCGATTTCGAAGTGAATTTCAATTCCATGATCTGGTTCATCAGCTTCTCCGTGTTCCCCATCCTTACCGCTTTGCTTTGCTTAGGGTTTTTCTATTCCCAAAATTCAGAAATACAGATATAGAGACAGAGAGAGATAGGGAAATTGGATTGGAATTTCGAATTTTGAGTTGTGTCCTCCTTTcgtaatttttattgattaattggGTTGGGCTGCTTCCATGAACCATCCTTACCACTTTCTCTCTCCGCTCTCCCAGTTCTCACACGGCCCAAACTCTGTGACTGATAAATCTAAACTTAATTACAATCTCAATCattgattttctaattaatagttattaattattgcttttttatcatttaaagtaCAATTTCCTCTGTATGATATTTTGAGGagccaaataattattttaatgttattttaaagatatttactaatataatatttttttggaggTATTGTCATGCATTAGAATTATTCCTCTGTAGGTTGACTACATAATACATATTTtgctataattttaaaatcataatttgagGGAGGAAGAAgcgttttccaaaaaaataaaaatatctcatttaatttttaaaaaaataattcattataaattataaaattaatccttataaagtaaaatatcatttaatacatataaatttaaaatattgacaTATACTATCTCCGGACCAAAACTATTAATGTTCTAgcttatattctttttttttgttcaactaAATTTAAgtctcattaattattattattttcacataCACTTATTAAACATAATGTATTTCACAACTGCTTCCAGTGAGTATGTAGTTtgtcaataataatattttttaaactgtaCACGTTAGCCTTAAAAGCTTAGGTcaaaaagtaatataataaaGCAATATCTCTATATCGAACTTGTAAAACATAAATCATTTCTAAACAATATTTAACCAGTCAAGTTAGAATAGTTCACAAATAAGTCAAGTCATAACTCATTTACCGCCGTAACAACTCATGACTGTACACAGCATTCATCTGATCATGCTCTAATTGCCCCGTGCATTGGGTGAGTCAGTTAAAGTTGTTCCCAAAACTATAGTTACAATTGTtccaaattgtttttaaaattattagagaGCCTGGGCTTGTTCGACCCTTTTCTGTTCAAGGGATAAAATTTGTGTCTAGTTATGGCGATTCCACCTTCCTTGTCAGATGATATACGATAATATGAACATCCATCCTTCTTACTTAAATCatctattgaaaaaaaaaataccaacccAGTTGAAAGCTATAACATAGTTCCAGTTGTTGTATATTGAAAACTCACAATAATTGCCTCTCCAAACAAAACTCgaaaatctaaattttggttCTGGAACACAAACTACAAAAGGGGGAAAAGGATGGTAGTAATGTAGAATGCAATTTAACTCTTCTAATTTCACTTCCTGCTAGGGACCTTCACAGCCTGTCTGTTCCTCTTCTTCACACCAGACTTAGCAACTCTGAGGCTCCTATTGACAGCGCTCAACCTTGCCAGAGCTGCCTTTTTGAGATCAGGCCTGTAGTAGTTATCTGCTACCTGCAAAGGCAGTAAAATTAGCAGCGTAGATTTAAAGAATTAATAGGCAGTGCAAGATTACGCAGCAAGCATTCAAAGAGCAGAGAAAGAAACcgtaacaagttaaaaaaattataaaataaaataaaaatcaccactatcgttaaaaataattttaaaattgcatAGGCAAAAAAGCAAATTATGTTTATTCACAGCAAAGAAATTTACGAGAATGAGTAAAATATTTGTGGCAGCCAAACAActaatttcatattaaacacCAAATGCAGATTGAGAGGGTATTGTTATGTAATTTGTAGTGCAGGCGGTAGCATTAAGAGAAAATAGTTAATTAGCAAAGGAAAGAGAGGGTAGCATTAAGAGAAAATAGTTAATTAGCAAAGGAAAGAGAGGCCAGAATCGtattaacaaattattaaagCTCAGAAGCCAAGCGTAACAGGTAAATTTCATTGAAGTAATCCTACTAGGGATTCCTTCTTACATGTTAGAGGCTCATCACTGCTGTTGGAAACTCATTCATGTTGGCAGAGGTTAAAAATGGTTTCCATTTAAAACCTGATATACCAGAACAAGTTTCCAACCGTCACATTTATCAATAAGCCAActcattcaattaaaatatatagaaaatgtGAGAAActgtacaaaaaaaatgtaaaaaaggaatcagctttttgaaattatacACTATTTACTCCATGATATTAACATATAACACAGAAGTCACCCTCCAAAAAGAATTGAATTCATGAAATAACTTCTGAATTTTAAAAGCTCAGAAGCCAAGCGTAACAAGTAAATTTCATTGAAGAAACCCAACTAGGGATTTCTTCTTACATGTTATAGGCTCATCACTGCTGTTGGAAAATCATTCATGTTGCCAGAGATTCAAAGTGGTTTCCAACAGTTAAATTTATCATCGAACCTACAcaatcatttaaattaaaaataaaaatagcatgTGAAAAACTGATCGACAGCATGTCACGTAAATTCTTCTTATGTTGCGCCAAACACGTTAAGCTAGCACCATCAGCCCAAAACAAAATAAGGCAATCACCAAAAGCTATATAGACAAGATATCTTTAACAGCAAACAATCACTCATTCCTGACAGTTTGATGCATCAAATTCTTTTGCAATTGAACAGCAACAACACGAAAATTTTCACACACATGAAGACAACCCCAAAATAATCCACTTGGGGCACTTGATGGGGAGAAAAGGTAATCAACCCAGCACACACTacaaaatgtaaaacaaaaaggCATAGAACAATTTTTCAACATTCTTTCAGTAAGCAGAAGCAGTTGGATttgaaatcaaatataaatgtAGCTACCGAAGAAAACGAATAATAGgaacacaattaattttttggaataATACAACATCAAAGTTACCTGATTTTGCACTGCCTTTGCCATCCTCCGGAACTCCTTTTTCATGACAGATTTGTGAAGCAAAGCAGCAGGCTTGTTTTGCTTCTTTGTCTTGGTTGTTGCCAGCAACACAGACTGGTCTTTACCCGCAGGTTGAACAGTGACAGTTTTCTTGTTCGCCAAACCTATCATACCACCGCAAACATAAAATGAGCTTTATTCACAATGTAAAAACCTAATTCAACGCTTCAGTTTTCCACGATTAATAACACATTTGAAAATAACTTTCGCTTGGGTAAAGAGATAATTACCGGAGTACTTGAAAGTGTTGAGGTTGTAGAGATTGTTGGGCTCTCTGCTGAACTGCACGCTCTGAGTGCCCCTTCCGAACTCTTTCACCAAGAAAGAGTTGTTCTTCTTTACGACCTCCCATATGAGCTGTCCTGGTACGGTCgccatcttcttctcttcacCGGAGACGCACCGCACACAAATCTAGATTGAGATGAACGCTGAATGAATGCAGAGGAATGGTTTTCTTTATGGCACgacaatatatatgtatatggaaAACCCTAATTGCTTTGGAATAGACCCGGCTGGGGCTTTACTTGTTATTATTACTGGGCTTACAGCCCATCTAATAGAACATTCACGGAATAAAAGGGCCCGAAGCCCAAAGAACATGCCACACACAAAAGATTTCCAATGTTGAAGACAAAAAAGTAATATCCCAGTGTTAAAGTGAAATTGATGAGAAAAAATGCAATCGttggaaaaataattgaaataatcgccaaatttcataaaataaataggtttaattaattttttttttatctttttgagcatGTTTGTTTCCACATTGCCACACAAATTTTTCACTCTTTCCAATGAATAAAACGTCCGAAGTAACAAATTTTGATCTTTTGTGTTGTATGCTTCGAAATGATACAAATTTCATTGGaaatgtttatttaaatatgaacTATACATGTGTCAACTTgtcattttagtttctatatcTAAAATTTCTATGTTTTAATTCTTATGcaagcaatttttttaatatatattttagtctttgtaaCTCCATTTTGTGATGATGCGAtggtttttcactaaaaacTAACACACATGGACTAATGTATACAAATTAGATGTATAGAAACTAAATGTACGAAAACCAAAAAGGTTCCATAGTTACTtgaactttttaataaattccCTCTTCATGAGCATTTGGAATtgcttattaaaatatattggaaaaaataaaattgtcaaatTAGCCGTTGATGGTCTTGAAGACTTTTGTTCCATTGCTATGTAACTTTAAAAAATCCCAAGTTGACACTTATTAGTTATATtaatgtttaaatatgtttttaatttttgtaaatatggtTACTTTATTTAGATGTATGTTACGTACTTACGTTATTAGTacataatgataaataaaaaattgttttttaaaatttaataaatgtgaTGGAGATATCTATGCAATGTCGCTAGCTTTACATTTTCTAAATTGTATGAGGAAACTATAAATTAATGTTATGCTTTATTATCTATGTTCTTCACGACAATAACAAGGAAGTATAATTTTTcaatactaacaaaaaaaatttaaagtaaatagtgattttt includes these proteins:
- the LOC100795747 gene encoding ESCRT-related protein CHMP1B, translated to MGNTEKLMNQIMELKFTSKSLQRQSRKCEKEEKSEKLKVKKAIEKGNMDGARIYAENAIRKRTEQMNYLRLASRLDAVVARLDTQAKMTTISKSMGNIVKSLESSLATGNLQKMSETMDSFEKQFVNMEVQAEFMESAMAGSTSLSTPEGEVNSLMQQVADDYGLEVSVGLPQPAAHAVPAKEADKVDEDDLSRRLAELKARG
- the LOC100500189 gene encoding 60S ribosomal protein L28-2-like (The RefSeq protein has 1 substitution compared to this genomic sequence), with protein sequence MATVPGQLIWEVVKKNNSFLVKEFGRGTQSVQFSREPNNLYNLNTFKYSGLANKKTVTVQPTGKDQSVLLATTKTKKQNKPAALLHKSVMKKEFRRMAKAVQNQVADNYYRPDLKKAALARLSAVNRSLRVAKSGVKKRNRQAVKVPSRK